A genomic stretch from Halichoerus grypus chromosome 5, mHalGry1.hap1.1, whole genome shotgun sequence includes:
- the SSX2IP gene encoding afadin- and alpha-actinin-binding protein isoform X1, with the protein MGEWMTVTDPDLSSESKNICQYTSETKMSPSSLYSQQVLCSSIPLSKNVHSFFSAFCTEENIEQSISYLDQELTTFGFPSLYEESKGKDTKRELNIVAVLNCMNELLVLQRKNLLAQENVETQNLKLGSDMDHLQNCYAKLKEQLETSRREMIGLQERDRQLQCKNRNLHQLLKNEKDEVQKLQNIIASRATQYNHDMKRKEREYNKLKERLHQLVMNKKDKKIAMEVLNYVGRADGKRGSWRTGKTEASFFLRNEDEMYKILLNDYEYRQKQILMENAELKKVLQQMKKEMISLLSPQKQKPRERADDSTGTVISDAEEDAGELSRESIWDLSCETVREQLTNSIRKQWRILKSHVEKLDNQVSKVHLEGFNDEDVISRQDHEQETEKLELEIQQCKEMIKTQQQLLQQQLATACDDDTTSLLRDCYLLEEKERLKEEWSLFKEQKKNFEKERRSFTDAAIRLGLERKAFEEERASWLKQQFLNMTTFDHQNSENMKLFSAFSGSSDRDSLTVHSRPRQKKPHGVSNGSPVCTSKLTKSLPASPSTSDFCQTRSCASAHSSINVLNITPEETKPNQVGREGTNQKWSMASRPGSQEGCYGGCSSTYTSSHVEKDDLP; encoded by the exons ATGGGAGAGTGGATGACTGTTACAGACCCAGATCTGTCTTCAG AAAGCAAAAATATCTGTCAATATACCTCAGAAACAAAGATGTCTCCATCAAGTTTATACTCACAGCAAGTGCTATGTTCTTCAATACCTTTATCAAAAAATGTGCACAGTTTTTTCAGTGCCTTCTGCACAGAAGAGAATATTGAACAAAGTATTTCATATCTTGATCAG GAATTGACTACTTTCGGTTTTCCTTCATTATATGAAGAATCCAAAGgtaaagacacaaagagagaatTAAATATAGTTGCTGTTTTAAATTGTATGAATGAGCTACTTGTACTTCAGCGGAAGAATCTTCTAGCTCAGGAAAATGTAGAAACACAGAATCTGAAACTGGGAAGTGATATGGACCATCTACAGAACTGCTATGCAAAACTTAAG GAACAACTGGAAACCTCCAGGAGAGAAATGATTGGGCTTCAGGAAAGAGACAGACAGTTACAGTGCAAGAACCGGAATTTGCATCAgctactgaaaaatgaaaaagatgag gtacaaaaattacaaaatatcatTGCAAGTCGAGCTACTCAATATAATCATGATATGAAGAGAAAAGAACgtgaatataataaattaaaggAACGTCTACATCAACTTGTTATGAAcaagaaggataaaaaaatag CTATGGAAGTTTTAAATTATGTGGGGAGAGCCGATGGAAAAAGAGGCTCCTGGAGGACGGGTAAAACTGAGGCCAG TTTCTTTCTCAGGAATGAAGatgaaatgtataaaattctCTTGAATGATTATGAATATCGTCAGAAACAAATCCTAATGGAAAATGCTGAACTTAAGAAGGTTCTTcagcaaatgaaaaaggaaatgatttctcttctttctccccaaaaGCAGAAACCTAGAGAAAGAGCAGATGATAGTACAGGAACT GTTATCTCTGATGCTGAGGAAGATGCTGGGGAACTGAGTAGGGAGAGTATATGGGACCTTTCCTGTGAGACTGTGAGAGAGCAGCTTACCAACAGCATCAGAAAACAGTGGAGGATTTTGAAAAGTCATGTAGAAAAACTTGATAACCAAG TTTCAAAGGTACACCTAGAAGGTTTTAATGATGAAGACGTAATCTCACGACAAGACCACGAACAAGAAACTGAAAAACTCGAGTTAGAAATTCAGCAGTgtaaagaaatgattaaaactCAGCAGCAGCTTTTACAG caGCAGCTGGCTACTGCATGTGATGATGACACCACCTCACTGCTCCGAGACTGTTACTTGCTGGAGGAAAAGGAGCGCCTCAAGGAAGAGTGGTCCCTGTTTAAAGagcaaaaaaagaattttgagaagGAAAGACGAAGCTTTACAGACGCGGCTATTCGCCTAGGATTGGAG AGAAAGGCATTTGAAGAAGAAAGAGCCAGTTGGTTAAAGCAACAGTTTTTAAATATGACTACCTTTGACCACCAGAACTCAGAAAATATGAAACTTTTCAGTGCCTTCTCAGGAA GTTCTGATCGGGACAGTCTGACAGTGCACTCGAGGCCACGGCAGAAGAAGCCTCACGGTGTGTCTAACGGGTCTCCGGTTTGCACATCCAAACTTACCAAgtctcttcctgcttctccttctacttcGGACTTTTGCCAGACGCGTTCCTGTGCATCTGCACATAG
- the SSX2IP gene encoding afadin- and alpha-actinin-binding protein isoform X3, giving the protein MGEWMTVTDPDLSSESKNICQYTSETKMSPSSLYSQQVLCSSIPLSKNVHSFFSAFCTEENIEQSISYLDQELTTFGFPSLYEESKGKDTKRELNIVAVLNCMNELLVLQRKNLLAQENVETQNLKLGSDMDHLQNCYAKLKEQLETSRREMIGLQERDRQLQCKNRNLHQLLKNEKDEVQKLQNIIASRATQYNHDMKRKEREYNKLKERLHQLVMNKKDKKIAMEVLNYVGRADGKRGSWRTGKTEARNEDEMYKILLNDYEYRQKQILMENAELKKVLQQMKKEMISLLSPQKQKPRERADDSTGTVISDAEEDAGELSRESIWDLSCETVREQLTNSIRKQWRILKSHVEKLDNQVSKVHLEGFNDEDVISRQDHEQETEKLELEIQQCKEMIKTQQQLLQQQLATACDDDTTSLLRDCYLLEEKERLKEEWSLFKEQKKNFEKERRSFTDAAIRLGLERKAFEEERASWLKQQFLNMTTFDHQNSENMKLFSAFSGSSDRDSLTVHSRPRQKKPHGVSNGSPVCTSKLTKSLPASPSTSDFCQTRSCASAHSSINVLNITPEETKPNQVGREGTNQKWSMASRPGSQEGCYGGCSSTYTSSHVEKDDLP; this is encoded by the exons ATGGGAGAGTGGATGACTGTTACAGACCCAGATCTGTCTTCAG AAAGCAAAAATATCTGTCAATATACCTCAGAAACAAAGATGTCTCCATCAAGTTTATACTCACAGCAAGTGCTATGTTCTTCAATACCTTTATCAAAAAATGTGCACAGTTTTTTCAGTGCCTTCTGCACAGAAGAGAATATTGAACAAAGTATTTCATATCTTGATCAG GAATTGACTACTTTCGGTTTTCCTTCATTATATGAAGAATCCAAAGgtaaagacacaaagagagaatTAAATATAGTTGCTGTTTTAAATTGTATGAATGAGCTACTTGTACTTCAGCGGAAGAATCTTCTAGCTCAGGAAAATGTAGAAACACAGAATCTGAAACTGGGAAGTGATATGGACCATCTACAGAACTGCTATGCAAAACTTAAG GAACAACTGGAAACCTCCAGGAGAGAAATGATTGGGCTTCAGGAAAGAGACAGACAGTTACAGTGCAAGAACCGGAATTTGCATCAgctactgaaaaatgaaaaagatgag gtacaaaaattacaaaatatcatTGCAAGTCGAGCTACTCAATATAATCATGATATGAAGAGAAAAGAACgtgaatataataaattaaaggAACGTCTACATCAACTTGTTATGAAcaagaaggataaaaaaatag CTATGGAAGTTTTAAATTATGTGGGGAGAGCCGATGGAAAAAGAGGCTCCTGGAGGACGGGTAAAACTGAGGCCAG GAATGAAGatgaaatgtataaaattctCTTGAATGATTATGAATATCGTCAGAAACAAATCCTAATGGAAAATGCTGAACTTAAGAAGGTTCTTcagcaaatgaaaaaggaaatgatttctcttctttctccccaaaaGCAGAAACCTAGAGAAAGAGCAGATGATAGTACAGGAACT GTTATCTCTGATGCTGAGGAAGATGCTGGGGAACTGAGTAGGGAGAGTATATGGGACCTTTCCTGTGAGACTGTGAGAGAGCAGCTTACCAACAGCATCAGAAAACAGTGGAGGATTTTGAAAAGTCATGTAGAAAAACTTGATAACCAAG TTTCAAAGGTACACCTAGAAGGTTTTAATGATGAAGACGTAATCTCACGACAAGACCACGAACAAGAAACTGAAAAACTCGAGTTAGAAATTCAGCAGTgtaaagaaatgattaaaactCAGCAGCAGCTTTTACAG caGCAGCTGGCTACTGCATGTGATGATGACACCACCTCACTGCTCCGAGACTGTTACTTGCTGGAGGAAAAGGAGCGCCTCAAGGAAGAGTGGTCCCTGTTTAAAGagcaaaaaaagaattttgagaagGAAAGACGAAGCTTTACAGACGCGGCTATTCGCCTAGGATTGGAG AGAAAGGCATTTGAAGAAGAAAGAGCCAGTTGGTTAAAGCAACAGTTTTTAAATATGACTACCTTTGACCACCAGAACTCAGAAAATATGAAACTTTTCAGTGCCTTCTCAGGAA GTTCTGATCGGGACAGTCTGACAGTGCACTCGAGGCCACGGCAGAAGAAGCCTCACGGTGTGTCTAACGGGTCTCCGGTTTGCACATCCAAACTTACCAAgtctcttcctgcttctccttctacttcGGACTTTTGCCAGACGCGTTCCTGTGCATCTGCACATAG
- the SSX2IP gene encoding afadin- and alpha-actinin-binding protein isoform X2: MGEWMTVTDPDLSSESKNICQYTSETKMSPSSLYSQQVLCSSIPLSKNVHSFFSAFCTEENIEQSISYLDQELTTFGFPSLYEESKGKDTKRELNIVAVLNCMNELLVLQRKNLLAQENVETQNLKLGSDMDHLQNCYAKLKEQLETSRREMIGLQERDRQLQCKNRNLHQLLKNEKDEVQKLQNIIASRATQYNHDMKRKEREYNKLKERLHQLVMNKKDKKIAMEVLNYVGRADGKRGSWRTGKTEASFFLRNEDEMYKILLNDYEYRQKQILMENAELKKVLQQMKKEMISLLSPQKQKPRERADDSTGTVISDAEEDAGELSRESIWDLSCETVREQLTNSIRKQWRILKSHVEKLDNQVSKVHLEGFNDEDVISRQDHEQETEKLELEIQQCKEMIKTQQQLLQQLATACDDDTTSLLRDCYLLEEKERLKEEWSLFKEQKKNFEKERRSFTDAAIRLGLERKAFEEERASWLKQQFLNMTTFDHQNSENMKLFSAFSGSSDRDSLTVHSRPRQKKPHGVSNGSPVCTSKLTKSLPASPSTSDFCQTRSCASAHSSINVLNITPEETKPNQVGREGTNQKWSMASRPGSQEGCYGGCSSTYTSSHVEKDDLP; this comes from the exons ATGGGAGAGTGGATGACTGTTACAGACCCAGATCTGTCTTCAG AAAGCAAAAATATCTGTCAATATACCTCAGAAACAAAGATGTCTCCATCAAGTTTATACTCACAGCAAGTGCTATGTTCTTCAATACCTTTATCAAAAAATGTGCACAGTTTTTTCAGTGCCTTCTGCACAGAAGAGAATATTGAACAAAGTATTTCATATCTTGATCAG GAATTGACTACTTTCGGTTTTCCTTCATTATATGAAGAATCCAAAGgtaaagacacaaagagagaatTAAATATAGTTGCTGTTTTAAATTGTATGAATGAGCTACTTGTACTTCAGCGGAAGAATCTTCTAGCTCAGGAAAATGTAGAAACACAGAATCTGAAACTGGGAAGTGATATGGACCATCTACAGAACTGCTATGCAAAACTTAAG GAACAACTGGAAACCTCCAGGAGAGAAATGATTGGGCTTCAGGAAAGAGACAGACAGTTACAGTGCAAGAACCGGAATTTGCATCAgctactgaaaaatgaaaaagatgag gtacaaaaattacaaaatatcatTGCAAGTCGAGCTACTCAATATAATCATGATATGAAGAGAAAAGAACgtgaatataataaattaaaggAACGTCTACATCAACTTGTTATGAAcaagaaggataaaaaaatag CTATGGAAGTTTTAAATTATGTGGGGAGAGCCGATGGAAAAAGAGGCTCCTGGAGGACGGGTAAAACTGAGGCCAG TTTCTTTCTCAGGAATGAAGatgaaatgtataaaattctCTTGAATGATTATGAATATCGTCAGAAACAAATCCTAATGGAAAATGCTGAACTTAAGAAGGTTCTTcagcaaatgaaaaaggaaatgatttctcttctttctccccaaaaGCAGAAACCTAGAGAAAGAGCAGATGATAGTACAGGAACT GTTATCTCTGATGCTGAGGAAGATGCTGGGGAACTGAGTAGGGAGAGTATATGGGACCTTTCCTGTGAGACTGTGAGAGAGCAGCTTACCAACAGCATCAGAAAACAGTGGAGGATTTTGAAAAGTCATGTAGAAAAACTTGATAACCAAG TTTCAAAGGTACACCTAGAAGGTTTTAATGATGAAGACGTAATCTCACGACAAGACCACGAACAAGAAACTGAAAAACTCGAGTTAGAAATTCAGCAGTgtaaagaaatgattaaaactCAGCAGCAGCTTTTACAG CAGCTGGCTACTGCATGTGATGATGACACCACCTCACTGCTCCGAGACTGTTACTTGCTGGAGGAAAAGGAGCGCCTCAAGGAAGAGTGGTCCCTGTTTAAAGagcaaaaaaagaattttgagaagGAAAGACGAAGCTTTACAGACGCGGCTATTCGCCTAGGATTGGAG AGAAAGGCATTTGAAGAAGAAAGAGCCAGTTGGTTAAAGCAACAGTTTTTAAATATGACTACCTTTGACCACCAGAACTCAGAAAATATGAAACTTTTCAGTGCCTTCTCAGGAA GTTCTGATCGGGACAGTCTGACAGTGCACTCGAGGCCACGGCAGAAGAAGCCTCACGGTGTGTCTAACGGGTCTCCGGTTTGCACATCCAAACTTACCAAgtctcttcctgcttctccttctacttcGGACTTTTGCCAGACGCGTTCCTGTGCATCTGCACATAG